From Pseudodesulfovibrio sp. JC047, a single genomic window includes:
- a CDS encoding SprT family zinc-dependent metalloprotease, translating into MISFAGLPLTVKTNVRAKRVLVKLVVGQGLEVVLPPGFDQTLIPDILREKQGWIERTRDAMQAEGQDVSGVLPELPDTISFMACDRMYQVAYVDRPGRIVVRENVGRLLVSGPLEDRRAIFEALQFFTARKAREVLLPLLKVMSRDTGLTYAAFQIRRQKTRWGSCSARGTISLNAKLLFLPVELVDHLLLHELCHTRQMNHSDRYWALVESFQPDYRRLEHAVKYGGIHVPAWFV; encoded by the coding sequence ATGATCTCGTTTGCAGGGTTACCCTTGACCGTCAAGACCAATGTCCGGGCCAAACGGGTGTTGGTCAAACTGGTGGTTGGTCAGGGGCTGGAAGTCGTGCTGCCCCCCGGGTTTGATCAGACGTTGATTCCGGACATCCTGCGCGAAAAACAGGGCTGGATCGAGCGGACCCGTGATGCCATGCAGGCAGAAGGTCAGGATGTGTCCGGCGTGCTGCCGGAGTTGCCTGACACCATTTCCTTTATGGCGTGTGATCGGATGTATCAGGTGGCGTATGTGGACAGGCCTGGGCGGATCGTGGTCCGTGAAAATGTCGGGAGGCTTCTGGTGAGTGGGCCGCTTGAGGATCGGCGGGCCATTTTTGAAGCATTACAATTTTTTACCGCCCGAAAGGCTCGGGAGGTACTTCTTCCCCTATTGAAAGTCATGAGTCGGGACACTGGGCTGACGTATGCCGCTTTTCAGATTAGACGACAGAAAACGCGTTGGGGCAGTTGCTCGGCACGAGGGACTATTTCACTCAATGCCAAGCTCCTGTTTCTTCCTGTTGAATTGGTCGATCATCTGTTGCTGCATGAATTGTGTCATACCCGGCAAATGAACCATTCAGATCGGTATTGGGCCTTGGTGGAGTCATTCCAACCCGACTATCGGCGTTTGGAACACGCGGTTAAGTATGGCGGAATCCATGTTCCGGCCTGGTTTGTCTAG
- a CDS encoding DUF523 domain-containing protein → MKNTPILVSACLAGLFCRYNGDTVPDERVVELVRQGRAVPFCPEVHGGLPTPRAPCEKLGEKIIDRDGIDRTAAFCRGAEEGLRLARLIGSREAILKARSPSCGSGEIYDGTFASIRVPGDGIFAQLLKENGMSVRTEEDLPA, encoded by the coding sequence ATGAAAAATACACCAATTCTTGTCTCAGCCTGTCTGGCCGGTCTGTTCTGTCGATATAATGGCGACACGGTCCCCGATGAACGAGTGGTCGAATTGGTCCGTCAGGGCCGGGCCGTTCCTTTTTGTCCCGAAGTGCATGGCGGGCTGCCCACCCCACGGGCACCCTGTGAAAAACTCGGTGAAAAGATCATTGACCGGGACGGAATTGATCGCACCGCTGCGTTTTGTCGTGGAGCCGAAGAAGGGTTGCGACTGGCTCGACTCATTGGAAGTCGGGAAGCCATTCTCAAGGCGCGTTCCCCGTCGTGCGGGAGTGGCGAAATCTATGACGGCACTTTTGCGTCGATTCGGGTTCCGGGGGATGGCATTTTTGCGCAATTGCTCAAGGAAAATGGGATGAGCGTGCGGACTGAAGAGGATCTGCCAGCATGA
- a CDS encoding MFS transporter → MTDQLKKRRMYLYLLVLVVGSGIAFQGWRTLLNNFAVDVAGLDGLGMGIASSVREIPGFLALLALYVILILKEHRLAALSVVVTGIGVALTGFFPSLVGIVCTTLVMSFGFHYFETMNQSLTLQYFNYTEAPVVMGRLRSITELTNVSVGAFIYFMAKALGYTEMFAILGAVAILAGLWALTKDPSRNDLPIQHKKMAVKKKYWLFYALTFMSGARRQIFIAFAVFLLVEKFDYSIQQITVLFVCNNIVNYFINPLIGKAVNRFGERAVLNVEYTTLTFVFLGYALTDSAFVAGGFYVLNNVVYNFSMGIKTFFQKIADPKDIAAGMAVGFTINHIAAVFIPVLGGLIWITNYKAVFFGAVSISLISLILTQFIPGQLAARKATS, encoded by the coding sequence ATGACAGATCAGCTCAAAAAACGGCGCATGTACCTCTACCTCCTCGTTCTGGTGGTGGGTTCTGGTATCGCTTTTCAGGGATGGCGCACCCTGCTCAACAATTTTGCGGTAGATGTCGCGGGTCTTGACGGACTGGGGATGGGTATTGCCAGCTCGGTTCGGGAAATCCCCGGATTTCTGGCACTCCTCGCGCTCTACGTCATCCTGATTCTCAAAGAACATCGACTGGCGGCGCTCTCTGTCGTTGTTACCGGCATCGGTGTCGCTCTGACCGGATTTTTCCCGTCTCTGGTCGGCATTGTCTGCACGACCCTCGTCATGAGTTTCGGCTTCCACTATTTCGAAACCATGAATCAGTCATTGACCCTCCAATATTTCAACTACACGGAAGCACCCGTGGTCATGGGACGACTCAGGAGCATCACGGAATTGACCAATGTTTCGGTCGGAGCGTTCATCTATTTCATGGCAAAAGCCCTCGGCTATACCGAAATGTTCGCGATTCTTGGTGCCGTGGCCATTTTGGCCGGCCTGTGGGCATTGACCAAAGACCCTTCACGAAACGACCTGCCCATCCAACACAAGAAAATGGCGGTCAAAAAGAAATACTGGCTTTTTTACGCGCTCACGTTCATGAGCGGGGCCAGACGACAAATATTCATCGCGTTCGCCGTGTTCCTTCTCGTTGAAAAATTCGACTATTCAATCCAGCAAATCACTGTCCTGTTCGTGTGCAACAACATCGTCAATTACTTCATCAATCCACTCATCGGCAAAGCGGTCAATCGATTCGGTGAACGCGCTGTCCTGAATGTGGAATACACCACCCTGACCTTTGTCTTCCTCGGCTACGCACTCACTGATAGCGCATTTGTGGCAGGAGGCTTTTATGTCCTGAACAACGTGGTCTACAACTTCTCCATGGGCATCAAGACATTCTTCCAGAAAATTGCAGATCCCAAAGACATTGCCGCAGGCATGGCCGTGGGATTCACCATCAACCACATCGCCGCAGTATTCATCCCAGTCTTGGGCGGCCTGATCTGGATAACAAATTACAAGGCGGTCTTCTTCGGAGCGGTTTCCATCTCGCTCATTTCACTGATCTTGACACAATTTATCCCCGGACAATTAGCCGCACGAAAAGCAACCAGTTGA
- a CDS encoding chemotaxis protein CheD: MKGLGQGLPKVFLQTGDCFFGVQPTLVSTVLGSCLAVTLHSPKRHIGTICHAFLPDSLQDGRHSSAEPQICRFVDTALQNMLETMDKVGIPRRELVIKMFGGGSGMVTCKPQSGGFNIGKRNIDMARRLLKFARLPIQVEDVGGSLGRKLMFHTQTGEVWVKKLRKSECPSDTFGNAGSKF; encoded by the coding sequence ATGAAAGGATTGGGACAGGGACTTCCAAAGGTATTTCTTCAAACAGGTGACTGTTTTTTTGGCGTGCAACCAACCCTGGTTTCCACGGTTCTCGGGTCGTGCCTGGCCGTAACCCTGCACTCTCCCAAACGACATATCGGCACCATCTGCCACGCATTTCTGCCCGACAGCCTTCAGGACGGACGGCACAGTTCAGCCGAACCGCAAATCTGCCGATTCGTGGATACGGCTCTTCAAAACATGTTGGAAACCATGGACAAGGTCGGCATTCCTCGTCGTGAACTGGTCATTAAAATGTTTGGTGGTGGCAGCGGTATGGTCACGTGCAAGCCCCAATCCGGTGGGTTTAACATCGGCAAACGCAACATTGATATGGCCAGACGACTGCTCAAATTCGCCCGACTCCCCATTCAGGTGGAAGATGTCGGTGGTTCTCTGGGCCGCAAACTCATGTTTCACACGCAAACAGGTGAAGTCTGGGTCAAAAAACTCAGAAAATCCGAATGTCCCAGTGACACATTCGGCAATGCAGGATCAAAATTCTAG
- the budA gene encoding acetolactate decarboxylase, translating into MAQTLYALLLFLVLTPFSHGFAHAGDDLFQYSTIDALLAGLYDGDMSIKNLMTHGNFGLGTLNGLDGELVVLDGTPYHIRAGGKATVPPETAMVPFATVSCFEEDTILKLERTASLDALNTAVELGLPSKNIFYAIRIDGRFPFVKARAIPKQNPPYAPLHEVVKFQEVVQFSGEGTLIGYYSPPFVKGINVPGFHWHFITKDRTGGGHVLDCSLAPTTARMDALHSLTVSLPNSREFNALDLTHDASSALETVEKGTAQ; encoded by the coding sequence ATGGCACAAACCCTTTATGCCCTTCTGCTTTTCCTTGTCCTTACTCCTTTTTCACACGGTTTCGCCCATGCCGGAGACGACCTTTTCCAATATTCCACCATCGACGCCCTGCTGGCCGGACTCTATGACGGAGACATGTCCATCAAAAATCTTATGACGCACGGCAATTTCGGTCTCGGTACGCTCAACGGTCTTGACGGGGAACTGGTCGTCCTGGACGGAACGCCCTATCACATCCGTGCCGGGGGCAAGGCGACGGTTCCTCCCGAAACGGCCATGGTCCCGTTTGCCACGGTCTCATGCTTTGAAGAAGACACCATTCTCAAGCTTGAACGAACAGCATCATTGGACGCGCTGAACACTGCTGTCGAACTCGGACTGCCGTCGAAAAACATCTTTTACGCCATCCGTATCGACGGACGATTCCCCTTTGTCAAAGCACGCGCCATTCCCAAGCAAAATCCGCCCTATGCCCCTCTGCACGAAGTGGTCAAATTTCAGGAAGTTGTCCAATTTTCTGGCGAAGGGACATTGATCGGATATTATTCACCTCCCTTTGTCAAAGGCATCAATGTTCCGGGCTTTCACTGGCATTTCATCACCAAGGATCGCACTGGCGGCGGCCATGTATTGGACTGCTCATTGGCCCCAACCACCGCCAGAATGGACGCACTCCATTCCCTGACGGTCTCACTGCCGAACTCGCGGGAATTCAATGCACTTGATCTGACCCACGATGCAAGCTCAGCATTGGAAACAGTGGAAAAAGGCACTGCACAATAA
- a CDS encoding glycosyltransferase family 4 protein, with product MRILMFAINDPAGTAIQFTKALNRYTSHSARLVTLETRYAHTWEKDLHIPDLGPDGMEEIAILMQEADIFHFHMTCNENTMFGSLRPRDFITGKAIVHHHHGHHDFRSNPKLFRDKYAALDRHNLLVSTPDLLKLLPEAKWQPNLVPINDPLLIPMWGRFDDPGPLNVCHSPTRKDLKNTDDFLHVVSDLNKGTPILNVDLIDNVPNTECLARKRRCHVLFDHMQGYYGVSSLEGLSQGVAVIAGLDEWNLSHVAEFAGTDDLPWLLAHTREELSDRLRTCVNDRAACEEAGIKGREFMEKRWSDTRVTEHLAHFYETLR from the coding sequence ATGCGCATCCTCATGTTCGCCATCAACGACCCGGCCGGAACAGCGATTCAATTCACCAAGGCCCTCAATCGATATACCTCTCATTCAGCCCGTCTGGTCACACTGGAAACACGATATGCCCATACGTGGGAAAAAGATCTGCACATCCCGGATCTGGGCCCGGACGGCATGGAAGAGATCGCCATTCTCATGCAGGAAGCCGATATCTTTCACTTTCACATGACCTGCAATGAAAACACGATGTTCGGCTCGCTCCGACCACGGGATTTCATCACCGGCAAGGCCATTGTTCACCACCACCACGGGCACCACGATTTTCGATCCAACCCAAAACTCTTTCGCGACAAATACGCCGCCCTTGACCGGCACAACCTGCTCGTGTCCACCCCGGATCTTCTGAAACTCCTTCCCGAAGCCAAATGGCAACCCAATCTCGTTCCCATCAATGATCCACTGCTCATACCCATGTGGGGTCGATTTGACGATCCTGGTCCCCTCAATGTCTGTCATTCGCCAACCCGCAAGGACCTGAAAAACACCGATGATTTTCTCCATGTGGTCAGCGACCTGAACAAAGGAACCCCCATCCTGAACGTTGATCTGATCGACAACGTGCCCAACACGGAATGTCTGGCGCGCAAACGACGGTGTCATGTGCTGTTCGACCACATGCAGGGCTATTACGGCGTGTCCAGTCTGGAAGGCCTCTCACAGGGCGTGGCTGTCATTGCCGGTCTCGACGAGTGGAACCTGTCCCATGTCGCGGAATTTGCCGGGACTGACGACCTGCCGTGGCTTCTTGCGCATACAAGAGAGGAATTGAGCGACCGTTTGCGGACCTGTGTCAACGACCGCGCGGCGTGCGAAGAGGCTGGCATCAAAGGGCGGGAATTCATGGAAAAACGGTGGTCCGATACTCGGGTGACCGAGCATCTCGCCCATTTCTACGAAACCCTCCGATAA
- a CDS encoding AMIN domain-containing protein, whose translation MLIRFGKWFFPPVLCLTTLCVASLLTAQMSIAAPPVRNKVRMEVDFTVLPMVLPDGSEATIPPVESDIDAVEIIPESEAILLPENVTTPPSIPSPTAASAPKKPLAKPEPEPKQTPPLSQTPAPQITQKRPSQAQTDTSRRIHGITVSKTDTGFILTVQSNRPVTDTRYFNLTDPRRLVFDLIGPWKYDKTNVIRLSGPVKHVVIGEHPDKLRMVVHFSTPLQHPLTPTVTSTKNTLTATVVMP comes from the coding sequence ATGTTGATTCGATTCGGGAAATGGTTTTTTCCCCCTGTTCTGTGTCTGACCACGCTCTGTGTGGCGAGCCTGCTTACTGCCCAAATGAGTATAGCGGCACCTCCAGTGCGCAACAAGGTACGAATGGAAGTGGACTTCACCGTGCTGCCTATGGTGCTGCCCGATGGAAGCGAAGCAACCATTCCCCCTGTTGAATCGGACATTGATGCCGTTGAAATCATTCCAGAGTCAGAGGCAATCTTACTGCCAGAAAACGTCACGACGCCACCGTCTATTCCCTCGCCAACAGCCGCATCCGCTCCGAAAAAACCTCTGGCCAAACCCGAGCCTGAACCGAAACAGACACCCCCACTTTCCCAAACACCTGCACCCCAAATCACTCAAAAAAGGCCCTCACAGGCACAGACGGACACATCCAGACGCATCCACGGCATCACCGTCTCGAAGACCGACACGGGATTCATCCTCACCGTGCAATCCAATCGTCCTGTTACCGACACCCGATATTTCAACCTGACTGATCCCCGGCGGTTAGTCTTTGATCTGATCGGTCCATGGAAGTATGACAAGACCAATGTCATCCGGTTATCGGGTCCGGTCAAACATGTCGTCATTGGTGAGCACCCGGACAAGCTCCGCATGGTGGTTCACTTCAGCACCCCACTTCAGCACCCGCTGACCCCGACAGTCACCAGCACAAAAAATACGCTGACGGCCACGGTGGTCATGCCATAG
- the pstB gene encoding phosphate ABC transporter ATP-binding protein PstB, with translation MTSSIKVASENLDFHYGEFKALEDISIQFESNRVTALIGPSGCGKSTYLRCINRMNDLIPGTRVDGRMTLDSQDVYAPGIDVVSLRRRIGMVFQKPNPFPKSIFENVAYGLRVNGIKDKQFLEQKVEESLLSSALWDEVKDRLHTSALGLSGGQQQRLCIARALAVEPEVLLMDEPASALDPIATQKIEDLIHELKKEFTIIIVTHSMQQAARVSDRTAFFYMGKLVEMDDTSTMFTNPANQQTEDYITGRFG, from the coding sequence ATGACATCCTCTATCAAGGTGGCTTCCGAAAATCTGGACTTCCATTACGGCGAGTTCAAGGCCTTGGAAGACATCAGTATTCAATTCGAATCAAACAGGGTCACGGCCCTCATCGGCCCATCCGGTTGTGGCAAATCCACGTATTTGCGCTGCATCAACCGCATGAATGACCTCATCCCCGGCACCCGTGTCGATGGACGCATGACGCTGGACAGTCAGGATGTCTATGCACCGGGCATCGACGTGGTTTCCCTGCGTCGACGTATTGGCATGGTCTTCCAGAAACCCAATCCTTTTCCCAAATCCATTTTTGAAAACGTAGCCTATGGGCTGCGGGTCAATGGGATCAAGGACAAACAGTTTCTCGAACAAAAAGTGGAAGAAAGCCTGCTCAGTTCGGCCCTGTGGGATGAAGTGAAAGACCGGCTGCACACCTCGGCTCTGGGGCTATCCGGCGGCCAACAGCAACGGCTCTGCATTGCCCGCGCACTGGCGGTCGAACCGGAAGTACTCCTGATGGATGAACCGGCCTCGGCACTGGACCCCATCGCCACGCAAAAAATCGAAGACCTTATCCACGAATTGAAAAAGGAATTCACGATCATCATCGTGACCCATTCCATGCAGCAGGCGGCTCGGGTCTCCGATAGAACCGCCTTCTTCTACATGGGCAAACTCGTTGAAATGGACGACACATCGACCATGTTCACCAACCCGGCCAATCAGCAGACTGAAGATTACATTACGGGACGTTTCGGTTAA